The following coding sequences lie in one Actinomyces capricornis genomic window:
- a CDS encoding NAD(P)/FAD-dependent oxidoreductase produces the protein MARVTIVGGGYGGITVAKALDDVAQVTLIEQKDTFVNHAAALRAAVDSQWADKIFIPYDKLLTNGRVVHGTALAVHGTTVEVSGHGPIEADYLVLATGTNYPFPAKHLESSAVIAKARIERMRANLAQSGRVLIVGAGAVGIELAGEITSAFPDIAVTLLETADRIIPEGDYKEEMRQAIVSQLQERGVEIITGDKLAYLPPVDVGVLAPFRVDTKSGRRIEADMWFRAYGSAAATGYLGTDYEEIRHYNGTIRVDDQLRVVDHPGVWAIGDITDVRESKRADAARAHAQVVARNIADLIAGKQPTATYRPGPEMVVLPLGPGGGAAQIMRDGVRVVIGPEETSRIKGEDLFLGFVREELGVAE, from the coding sequence ATGGCCCGCGTCACCATTGTCGGCGGCGGCTACGGCGGCATCACGGTCGCCAAGGCGCTCGACGACGTCGCACAGGTCACCCTCATCGAGCAGAAGGACACCTTCGTCAACCACGCCGCCGCCCTGCGCGCCGCTGTGGACAGCCAGTGGGCCGACAAGATCTTCATCCCCTACGACAAGCTCCTGACCAACGGCCGCGTGGTGCACGGCACCGCCCTGGCCGTGCACGGCACCACCGTGGAGGTCTCGGGGCACGGCCCCATCGAGGCCGACTACCTGGTCCTGGCCACCGGCACCAACTACCCCTTCCCGGCCAAGCACCTGGAGTCCTCGGCGGTCATCGCCAAGGCCCGCATCGAGCGCATGCGCGCCAACCTGGCCCAGTCCGGGCGCGTGCTCATCGTGGGGGCCGGTGCCGTGGGCATCGAGCTGGCCGGGGAGATCACCTCCGCCTTCCCCGACATCGCGGTCACCCTCCTGGAGACCGCCGATCGGATCATCCCCGAGGGCGACTACAAGGAGGAGATGCGCCAGGCCATCGTCTCCCAGCTCCAGGAGCGCGGCGTGGAGATCATCACCGGCGACAAGCTCGCCTACCTGCCCCCGGTGGATGTGGGCGTGCTGGCCCCCTTCCGCGTGGACACCAAGAGCGGGCGGCGCATCGAGGCCGACATGTGGTTCCGCGCCTACGGATCGGCCGCCGCCACCGGCTACCTGGGCACGGACTACGAGGAGATCCGCCACTACAACGGCACCATCCGGGTCGACGACCAGCTGCGGGTCGTGGACCACCCCGGCGTGTGGGCCATCGGGGACATCACCGACGTGCGCGAGTCCAAGCGCGCCGACGCCGCCCGCGCCCACGCCCAGGTCGTGGCCCGCAATATCGCCGACCTCATCGCCGGCAAGCAGCCCACCGCCACCTACCGGCCCGGGCCGGAGATGGTGGTCCTGCCCCTGGGGCCCGGAGGCGGGGCCGCCCAGATCATGCGCGATGGGGTGCGCGTCGTCATCGGACCGGAGGAGACCAGCCGGATCAAGGGGGAGGACCTCTTCCTCGGCTTCGTGCGCGAGGAGCTGGGCGTGGCCGAGTGA
- a CDS encoding DNA primase, with amino-acid sequence MTNDPRSALNRLIAAFEAHLDAAVTGDEFSPAVVAAENALQDAFFTYDDTLFTAYGIELPFETFDGDGEDDDDYDDVDDDVVDDDDDDDYDDEGDEDDYDDDDDDEDYDDEEPERR; translated from the coding sequence ATGACGAATGACCCGCGGTCCGCGCTCAACCGACTCATCGCCGCTTTCGAGGCGCACCTGGATGCCGCCGTCACCGGTGACGAGTTCTCGCCGGCCGTGGTCGCTGCCGAGAACGCCCTCCAGGACGCCTTCTTCACCTACGACGACACCCTGTTCACCGCCTACGGCATCGAGCTGCCCTTCGAGACCTTCGACGGGGACGGCGAGGATGACGACGACTACGACGACGTGGACGACGACGTCGTGGATGACGACGATGACGATGACTACGACGATGAAGGCGACGAGGACGACTACGACGACGATGACGACGATGAGGACTACGACGACGAGGAGCCCGAGCGCCGCTGA
- a CDS encoding aldo/keto reductase has protein sequence MEHRRLGRTGLRVSSVGLGTMTWGRDTDELEAKEQLDILLDAGGTLVDTAASYSEGASEEVIGTLLREHVHRHDIVLVSKAGVRTWRTGERPSVADASRGTLLDTLDMSLQRLGTDHLDLWLVQVPDTTTPLEEMAHALSLAVSSGRARYVGLSNHPAWVTVHVADLLKATAQGPGLAAVEVEHSLLSRGVERELLPAASALGFGVIGYAPLGRGVLTGKYRSSTPPDSRAASPHLRSYVAPYLAQAHQGVTEAVATAAAGLDRKPVEIALSWARDAPGISSTIVGARTPAQLQGALAAEDLRLPVQIRHALDEVTAPPMGYPERF, from the coding sequence ATGGAGCACAGGAGACTCGGCCGCACCGGACTGCGCGTGTCCTCGGTGGGCCTGGGCACCATGACCTGGGGCCGGGACACAGACGAGCTGGAGGCCAAGGAGCAGCTCGACATCCTCCTGGACGCCGGGGGCACCCTGGTGGACACGGCCGCCTCCTACAGCGAGGGCGCCAGTGAGGAGGTCATCGGCACCCTGCTGCGCGAGCACGTCCACCGCCATGACATCGTGCTGGTCTCCAAGGCCGGGGTGCGCACCTGGCGCACCGGCGAGCGGCCCAGCGTGGCCGACGCCTCGCGCGGCACCCTCCTGGACACCCTGGACATGAGCCTGCAGCGCCTGGGCACCGACCACCTGGACCTGTGGCTGGTGCAGGTCCCCGACACCACCACCCCCCTGGAGGAGATGGCCCACGCCCTGAGCCTGGCCGTCTCCTCCGGGCGCGCCCGCTACGTGGGCCTGTCCAACCACCCGGCCTGGGTGACGGTGCATGTGGCCGACCTGCTCAAGGCCACCGCCCAGGGCCCGGGCCTGGCCGCGGTCGAGGTCGAGCACTCCCTGCTCTCGCGCGGGGTGGAGCGCGAGCTGCTGCCCGCGGCCTCGGCCCTGGGCTTCGGCGTCATCGGCTACGCGCCGCTGGGCCGGGGCGTGCTCACCGGCAAGTACCGCTCCTCGACTCCCCCCGACTCCCGGGCGGCCTCACCCCACCTGCGCTCCTATGTGGCCCCCTACCTGGCGCAGGCCCACCAGGGGGTCACCGAGGCGGTGGCGACGGCGGCCGCAGGCCTGGACCGCAAGCCGGTGGAGATCGCCCTGTCCTGGGCGCGCGACGCCCCGGGGATCTCCTCGACGATTGTGGGGGCCCGCACCCCCGCGCAGCTCCAGGGGGCGCTGGCCGCCGAGGACCTGCGCCTGCCCGTCCAGATCCGCCACGCCCTGGACGAGGTCACCGCCCCGCCCATGGGCTACCCCGAGCGCTTCTAG
- a CDS encoding ribbon-helix-helix protein, CopG family, with protein MVSEEQIAQWVAEAEAGYDVEEMKRRGRGRPGRGAQPMQVIAVRLTTEEIAALDAAADREQISRSEVIRRALTDFAA; from the coding sequence ATGGTGTCTGAGGAGCAGATCGCGCAGTGGGTCGCCGAGGCGGAGGCCGGCTACGACGTCGAGGAGATGAAGAGGCGCGGGCGGGGTCGCCCGGGCCGCGGAGCGCAGCCCATGCAGGTCATTGCGGTCCGATTGACCACCGAGGAGATCGCCGCCCTGGACGCTGCTGCCGACCGTGAGCAGATCTCGCGCTCCGAGGTGATCCGCCGAGCGCTCACCGACTTCGCCGCATGA
- a CDS encoding RecB family exonuclease — MNDTPASPDLSSAGLDSAKASIPAVGARPGSAPRPTGPGPRGGRGPGRRAALSPSRAKDFMQCPLMFRLRTVDRLPEPGSLATHKGTVVHAVLERLYDLPAPRRSREAALELLPGQWEAHRDKSPEVMELFEGGPAQVESWLEEARTLIGTYFSLENPTRLEPAERELFVQTETSDGLLLRGFVDRLDVAPDGAMRVVDYKTGRSPHPRYMQDALFQMRFYALVLWRLRGRAPARLQLIYLKDGRTLTHDPRTPELESAEARISRIWDEIEDCARAGDFRPRRSRLCDWCAFQAQCPLFGGQAPPLPDDGVAQLLTARRQVA; from the coding sequence ATGAATGACACGCCCGCCTCCCCAGACCTGAGCTCGGCAGGCCTGGACTCCGCCAAGGCCTCGATCCCCGCGGTGGGGGCCCGCCCCGGCAGTGCGCCGCGCCCCACCGGCCCGGGGCCCCGGGGAGGGCGCGGCCCGGGGCGGCGGGCCGCCCTGTCGCCCTCACGGGCCAAGGACTTCATGCAGTGCCCGCTCATGTTCCGCCTGCGCACCGTGGACCGCCTGCCCGAGCCCGGCTCCCTGGCCACCCACAAGGGGACCGTCGTGCACGCCGTTCTGGAGCGCCTCTACGACCTGCCCGCACCCCGGCGCAGCCGCGAGGCCGCCCTGGAGCTGCTGCCCGGGCAGTGGGAGGCCCACCGGGATAAGAGCCCGGAGGTCATGGAGCTCTTCGAGGGCGGCCCGGCCCAGGTGGAGTCCTGGCTGGAGGAGGCCCGCACCCTCATCGGCACCTACTTCTCCCTGGAGAACCCCACGCGCCTGGAGCCGGCCGAGCGCGAGCTCTTCGTCCAGACCGAGACCTCCGACGGACTGCTCCTGCGCGGCTTCGTCGACCGCCTGGACGTGGCCCCCGACGGGGCCATGCGCGTGGTGGACTACAAGACCGGCCGCAGCCCGCACCCGCGCTACATGCAGGACGCCCTGTTCCAGATGCGCTTCTACGCCCTGGTGCTCTGGCGCCTGCGGGGCCGTGCCCCCGCGCGCCTCCAGCTCATCTACCTCAAGGACGGGCGCACCCTCACCCACGACCCGCGCACCCCCGAGCTGGAGTCCGCCGAGGCCAGGATCTCGCGCATCTGGGATGAGATCGAGGACTGCGCGCGCGCCGGGGACTTCCGCCCCCGCCGCTCCCGCCTGTGCGACTGGTGCGCCTTCCAGGCCCAGTGCCCGCTCTTCGGCGGCCAGGCTCCCCCGCTGCCCGACGACGGCGTCGCCCAGCTCCTCACCGCCCGCCGGCAGGTGGCCTGA